One Bradysia coprophila strain Holo2 chromosome IV unlocalized genomic scaffold, BU_Bcop_v1 contig_144, whole genome shotgun sequence DNA window includes the following coding sequences:
- the LOC119071346 gene encoding transient receptor potential cation channel subfamily V member 5, translating into MGNTESNVTSGVKKQAGVSTQSLYKLVNLKGGGLLVDMMKRACQSKQFAEIDHAIKTKVEPFLYNKGAGRYIPISKIVLIRNIDRARHKQLPEIRCLENPDEEFDIEQHLPVVTEIEYLTNPKGYREVCWDLKERGAVGESILHLCLLNATSLHADLAKRLLRFYPKLINDIYMSDEYYGENTLHIAIVNEDPAMVKYLLDAGADVNERCFGAFMSPEDQKPSRSDSQEHEWVDVNANTTYDGYVYWGEYPLSFAACLGQEECYRLVLAKGADPDAQDTNGNTVLHMLVIYEKNETFDMAYEVGSSLGIRNVQNMTPLTLAARLGRVDMFFHIMNIEREIYWQLGSITCAAYPLSQIDTIDIETGNISKDSALNLVVFGDKYEHLELMDGVLLDLLKTKWNTFVKSRFYRQFYLFATYFFVSLVCFVLRPGPDMEDDDDDTEGGKSNKSRIAIDNVMGRIIDLNGKNATIVDGQAINATLEPFIRDYGNPFWFNSTDYVEEHDGPNWWSAYSQCPLLNVETSTNQIRLVAEVILLCGAMLYILAALRESKFLGYHMFIENLMTAPSRVMFLFSCCLMMIVPFLRIACLTELDDHVSVVIMLTTAPYFLFFCRGFKTVGPFVVMIYRMVMGDLIRFVSIYLVFVMGFAQSYFIIFLSFDNPATPEGIDDSETNPVPSAMESIVAMFLMSLTNFGDYYGAMERTNHEMEGKILFVIFMVIVAVLLVNMLIAMMGNTYQKIAETRNEWQRQWARIVLVVERGVAPAERLRNLKSYSQPMSDGRRALVLRLNMSDADKEEMKEILEMKRVHDRLKKKRTVERELREKEKKALRDKILGREPTLDEDDIAKTVLM; encoded by the exons ATGGGAAATACGGAAAGTAATGTTACCAGCGGAGTGAAGAAACAGGCTGGAGTCTCCACACAATCACTGTACAAATTGGTGAATTTAAAAGGTGGTGGTTTATTAGTGGATATGATGAAAAGAGCTTGCCAGAGTAAACAGTTTGCGGAAATTGATCATGCAATTAAAACTAag GTTGAGCCATTTCTTTACAACAAAGGTGCTGGACGGTACATACcgatttcgaaaattgttttaatcaGAAACATCGATCGAGCTAGACATAAACAATTACCGGAAATTCGTTGCTTGGAAAATCCTGACGAAGAGTTCGACATTGAGCAACACCTACCAGTGGTAACGGAAATCGAATATTTAACAAATCCGAAAGGATATCGGGAAGTTTGTTGGGATTTAAAG GAACGAGGTGCTGTTGGAGAGTCCATTCTTCATTTGTGCTTGCTAAATGCAACATCTCTTCATGCGGATTTAGCTAAAAGACTGCTCAGATTCTATCCGAAACTTATCAACGACATTTACATGAGTGACGAATATTATGGCGAGAATACGCTACACATAGCTATCGTGAATGAGGATCCTGCTATGGTAAAATATTTGCTTGATGCTGGTGCAGATGTGAATGAGAGGTGTTTCGGAGCATTCATGAGTCCGGAGGACCAAAAACCGTCACGAAG TGATTCGCAAGAACATGAATGGGTTGACGTAAATGCCAATACGACATACGACGGTTACGTCTACTGGGGAGAATATCCACTCAGTTTTGCTGCTTGTTTAGGTCAAGAGGAATGTTACCGATTAGTGTTGGCCAAAGGTGCCGATCCGGATGCACAAGACACGAATGGAAATACTGTCTTACACATGTTGGTTATTTATGAGAAAAACGAAACGTTTGATATGGCTTACGAGGTGGGATCGTCTTTGGGTATTCGAAACGTTCAAAATATGACGCCACTTACACTAGCAGCTAGACTCGGGCGAGTCGATATGttttttcatataatgaaTATTGAACGAGAGATTTACTGGCAACTGGGCAGCATCACTTGTGCGGCTTATCCGCTATCACAAATAGATACCATCGACATTGAGACGGGAAATATAAGCAAGGATTCTGCATTGAATTTGGTTGTATTCGGTGATAAATACGAGCATTTGGAGCTTATGGATGGAGTCCTATTGG ATTTATTGAAGACAAAGTGGAATACGTTTGTGAAATCACGTTTTTATCGacagttttatttattcgcaACGTACTTCTTTGTCTCGTTGGTATGTTTTGTGTTGCGACCCGGTCCTGATATGGAAGATGACGATGATGATACCGAAGGGGGGAAGTCTAACAAAAGTAGGATTGCTATTGACAATGTAATGGGAAGGATAATCGATCTGAATGGAAAAAATGCAACTATCGTTGATGGACAGGCAATTAATGCGACACTGGAGCCATTCATTAGGGATTACG GAAACCCATTCTGGTTTAATTCGACTGATTATGTGGAAGAACATGATGGACCGAATTGGTGGAGTGCTTATTCACAATGCCCGTTGCTTAATGTTGAGACATCCACTAATCAG ATACGATTAGTGGCAGAAGTCATACTTCTCTGTGGTGCAATGCTCTATATTTTGGCAGCGTTACGAGAGAGTAAATTTCTTGGTTACCATATGTTCATAGAAAATTTG atgACTGCGCCTTCAAGAGTCATGTTTCTATTTTCCTGTTGTTTAATGATGATCGTTCCGTTTCTCCGAATAGCATGTTTAACAGAACTAGACGATCATGTATCGGTT GTTATTATGCTTACCACTGCCCcgtactttttgtttttctgcaG AGGATTTAAAACCGTTGGTCCTTTCGTTGTGATGATTTATCGCATGGTAATGGGAGATTTAATTCGTTTTGTCTCCATTTATCTCGTGTTTGTAATGGGATTCGCACAGTCATACTTCATCATATTCCTATCATTTGACAATCCCGCCACTCCTGAAGGCATCGATGATTCGGAAACGAATCCAGTGCCTTCGGCGATGGAGAGCATTGTGGCCATGTTTTTAATGTCGTTAACCAATTTCGGTGATTACTATGGAGCTATGGAGCGGACGAATCATGAAATGGAagggaaaattttgtttgtcattttcatGGTAATCGTAGCGGTTTTACTGG TGAACATGTTGATCGCTATGATGGGAAATACGTACCAGAAAATCGCTGAAACACGAAACGAATGGCAGAGACAGTGGGCTAGAATTGTGCTAGTAGTAGAACGAGGTGTAGCTCCAGCCGAAAGATTACGAAATCTGAAATCGTACAGTCAGCCCATGTCGGATGGAAGACGTGCCTTAGTGCTTAGGCTGAATATGAGT GATGCTGACAAGGAAGAGATGAAGGAAATATTGGAGATGAAACGGGTTCACGATAGATTGAAAAAGAAACGGACGGTGGAAAGAGAGCTGAGGGAAAAGGAGAAAAAGGCTCTGCGAGATAAAATCTTAGGACGAGAACCTACCCTTGACGAAGACGATATTGCGAAAACTGTTCTCATGTAA
- the LOC119071209 gene encoding drebrin-like protein has protein sequence MSVNLEKNKAAIVGAWKDVLDDKTPTDWALFSYEAQSNDLKVVSTGDGGLNELSEDLNSGKIMYAFVRVHDTKTSLTKFLLINWQGEGAPTYRKGTCANHIRDISKLLTGAHLTINARNEDDVETDLIMQKLSSVGSAYSFKEPRMVQEENRGPVGTNYSKVIPAKEINFRDRDSFWKKEEEEERRRVEVEKELRQKELQKVEQERRAREEKEHIERERKIAINDLKSPTNNDVVTPIKSSPQPLSPQQLSPVRTMTQAEEMRQQRNLEARELIGSRVGTAKAIFSQNSASGQMQTTNKVAPIKPIRNTIQQRFAPSNTDSGSEKNDESIENTPSANVTEKIAHVAEEVVLNADNVQTFQNVINNGKTDRQIEETVEAKPVINDEQSAEQYDDGDQFSTIKRSPYTKTNSNNSQVSTPVETEPPQQFKQQNVSELNQSDIVTEEDIIYQDVMSDGGLKARALYDYQAADDSEITFDPGDVITHIDQIDEGWWQGLGPDGSYGLFPANYVELIP, from the exons ATGTCtgtaaatttagaaaaaaataaggCTGCAATAGTGGGTGCATGGAAGGATGTGCTTGATGATAAAACACCAACAGATTG GGCGCTATTTAGCTATGAAGCCCAGAGTAACGATCTTAAAGTTGTGTCGACCGGTGATGGTGGGCTAAACGAATTGAGTGAGGATTTGAATTCGGGCAAAATAATGTACGCATTTGTACGAGTGCACGATACGAAAACAAGTCTTACCAAATTTCTTCTTATCAATTGGCAG ggTGAAGGTGCGCCAACTTATCGTAAAGGAACATGTGCAAATCATATTCGtgatatttcaaaattattgacTGGAGCCCATTTAACCATAAATGCACGCAATGAGGACGATGTTGAGACTGACCTAATCATGCAAAAATTGAGTTCCGTTGGGTCGGCATATAGCTTCAAGGAACCGAGAATGGTTCAAGAAG aaaatcgtgGACCCGTGGGAACAAACTACTCGAAGGTGATTCCAGCCAAAGAAATTAACTTCAGAGATCGTGATAGTTTTTGGAAGAAGGAAGAAGAGGAGGAACGTAGACGTGTTGAGGTAGAGAAAGAACTTCGTCAAAAAGAACTGCAGAAAGTGGAACAG GAAAGACGAGCTCGAGAAGAAAAAGAACACATCGAACGGGAACGTAAAATTGCAATTAATGACTTGAAATCGCCAACAAATAATGACGTCGTGACCCCAATAAAGAG TTCTCCACAACCTCTCAGTCCACAACAACTAAGCCCCGTCAGAACAATGACTCAAGCAGAAGAAATGCGTCAACAACGCAATTTAGAAGCCCGCGAGCTGATTGGCTCCAGAGTTGGAACGGCAAAggcaatattttcacaaaattccgCTAGCGGCCAAATGCAGACCACCAACAAGGTAGCACCGATCAAACCAATACGTAACACAATTCAGCAACGTTTTGCACCGTCGAACACTGATTCCGGAAGTGAGAAGAATGACGAAAGCATTGAAAATACACCGAGTGCGAATGTAACCGAGAAAATCGCTCATGTCGCCGAGGAAGTGGTTCTGAATGCAGACAATGTACAAACATTCCAAAATGTTATAAACAACGGAAAGACAGACCGGCAAATCGAGGAAACCGTTGAAGCCAAGCCGGTGATCAACGACGAACAGTCGGCCGAACAATACGATGATGGCGATCAATTTTCGACGATAAAACGGTCACCGTATACGAAAACCAATAGTAACAACAGTCAAGTGTCAACACCGGTAGAAACTGAGCCCCCACAACAATTTAAGCAGCAAAATGTTAGTGAATTGAATCAAAGTG atATTGTGACTGAAGAGGACATAATTTATCAAGATGTTATGAGCGATGGCGGTCTGAAGGCTCGAGCACTTTATGATTATCAAGCAG CTGATGATTCCGAAATAACGTTCGATCCTGGTGATGTTATAACGCATATTGATCAAATTGATGAGGGCTGGTGGCAAGGACTCGGACCAGACGGTTCCTACGGCCTGTTCCCGGCTAATTATGTAGAATTGATACCATAA
- the LOC119071197 gene encoding luciferin 4-monooxygenase-like has translation MELPPMKFENNIIYRPDQNIFNDEPSLGHLIRKSLTEAGDTVMIIHGLTGEQLTARQLLTRSVDISKALLKAGIKPGDTVSIISENRFEFIYIFFGSIFINCAVAPLNPTYSVTDLEYAINLSKPKFVFASDATIQKVAAAVKSLSYVRKVILIGDGPTSGHVTTLRDFVNPDFILNVKFEPERVDTSKAICLLVCSSGTTGMAKGVQLSQANLIASIRHWFVSKKTDLDYDVVILGLLPLYHIYGCEVLTCAMATNPGRIILLQQFEEKSFLSSIEKYRCSHLFLVPPLMVFLAKNENVDKYDFSAVRTIHSGAAPLSKATEDAVKKRLNIPNLEINQGYGMSELTSGVLSQKELIKPGSVGDVNVGVYVKVIDEKGNALGPSQTGELCFKGNRVMVGYVGDKKANAIIDNEGWLHTGDIGYYDNDLQFYIVDRIKELIKWKGFQVAPAEIEAKLLTNPKIRDCGVIGKPDEAAGELAMAFVVRADENLTEGEVLRFANENASPAKKLRGGVVFVDQIPKSPAGKILRRELRDLLKKLSLKSKL, from the exons atggAGCTTCCaccaatgaaatttgaaaataacatAATCTACCGACCAGACCagaacattttcaacgatGAGCCTTCACTGGGCCATTTAATCCGGAAAAGTCTAACGGAAGCTGGTGATACAGTAATGATAATTCATGGACTAACTGGAGAGCAATTGACAGCAAGACAACTTCTCACTAGAAGCGTTGATATATCGAAAGCTCTTCTTAAAGCTGGAATAAAACCGGGTGACACCGTATCGATTATAAGTGAAAATAGGTTCGAGttcatatatattttctttggatcgattttcatcaactGTGCAGTAGCACCACTTAATCCCACATACAGTGTCACGGACCTTGAATATGCAATTAATTTGTCGAAgccgaaatttgtttttgctaGCGATGCTACGATACAAAAAGTGGCTGCCGCTGTAAAGTCTTTGAGTTATGTAAGAAAAGTTATTTTGATTGGCGATGGACCTACTTCTGGGCATGTAACTACACTACGAGATTTTGTTAACCCAGATTTTATACTCAATGTTAAATTTGAGCCAGAGCGCGTTGATACATCAAAGGCAATTTGCCTGTTAGTATGCAGCAGCGGAACTACAGGAATGGCAAAG GGAGTGCAGCTCAGTCAGGCCAATCTAATTGCCTCTATTCGACACTGGTTTGTGTCCAAGAAAACCGATCTTGATTATGATGTTGTCATACTCGGTCTTTTACCGCTATACCATATTTACGGCTGTGAAGTGTTGACATGTGCCATGGCTACCAATCCTGGAAGAATAATTTTACTGCAACAATTTGAAGAGAAATCTTTCCTTAGTAGtattgaaaaatatcgctGTAGCCATCTGTTCTTAGTGCCACCTTTAATGGTATTCCTTGCCaagaatgaaaatgttgacaaGTATGACTTTAGTGCGGTACGTACAATCCATAGCGGTGCAGCGCCTCTTTCGAAAGCAACAGAAGATGCAGTCAAGAAGCGTTTAAACATACCAAACTTGGAAATCAATCAAGGATATGGAATGTCGGAACTTACCAGCGGAGTACTGTCACAAAAAGAACTTATCAAACCTGGAAGTGTTGGGGATGTTAACGTAGGAGTCTATGTGAAAGTAATTGATGAAAAAGGCAATGCTCTTGGTCCTAGCCAAACAGGGGAACTGTGTTTTAAAGGAAATCGAGTAATGGTTGG GTACGTGGGTGACAAAAAAGCTAACGCAATTATTGACAATGAAGGTTGGTTACACACGGGCGACATCGGCTATTACGATAATGATTTGCAGTTTTACATTGTCGATAGAATAAAGGAACTAATTAAATGGAAAGGTTTTCAAGTTGCTCCTGCCG AAATCGAGGCTAAACTATTAACTAATCCGAAGATTAGAGATTGTGGCGTTATTGGAAAACCAGATGAGGCGGCTGGTGAACTAGCAATGGCATTTGTGGTTCGAGctgacgaaaatttgactgaaGGCGAGGTGTTAAGGTTTGCCAACGAAAATGCATCACCTGCTAAAAAGCTGCGTGGCGGTGTAGTTTTCGTCGACCAAATTCCGAAGAGTCCAGCCGGAAAAATTCTTAGACGTGAACTAAGAGATCTTCTGAAGAAATTGTCGTTAAAATCAaagttataa
- the LOC119071247 gene encoding uncharacterized protein LOC119071247 — protein MFTIQVDKLFQQIIKMFYLTGIWQSDIELNSRKMCKKLFFTCFSALFPLFFAVNVFLCADRNESIFSAQTTIVATVIYVKFLYLLFKKQEILAFLNDPIVVHSIGNREQYQRTNKKIKKFMRFVRPYCVAMSLTTVLLITIKLPIFSTDKGLPAFISFSWNDSEIVYWVAYLFVSLSQVLYCTANFITVLIWYILLNYSLEYHLLGNELKNLGVTTKTKTNEDEKNEKQKKVGKNARSKKTSVQESNKFIENLIVLVKAHRNLTETIDRFRLCFSTLFLGQITTSSIIICASVYNLAFASKENFVQTQMFAVTLLYGIFDIFLVTYLANDVTIASHRLSYCLFESNWIDQTESCKRYVLIMGEVLKQPQQLVVLVYPMNLETFVKIINGTYSMFNILKQFQ, from the exons ATGTTCACGATTCAAGTTGACAAACTGTTCCagcaaattataaaaatgttttacctgACTGGAATATGGCAAAGTGACATTGAATTGAACTCCCGTAAAATGTGCAAGAAATTGTTCTTCACCTGTTTCAGTGCTTTGTTCCCACTATTTTTTGCcgtaaatgtttttctttgcgCCGATCGAAATGAATCCATTTTCTCGGCACAGACTACAATTGTGGCGACGGTTATTTACGTGAAATTTCTGTACCTTCTGTTCAAGAAACAAGAAATTCTCGCATTCTTAAACGATCCGATCGTTGTCCATTCAATCGGTAATCGTGAACAATACCAGCGAACGAACAAAAAGATCAAGAAATTTATGAGATTCGTGCGTCCGTATTGTGTGGCAATGTCTCTGACTACTGTTCTGCTCATTACGATAAAATTGCCAATATTTTCTACAGATAAAGGACTGCCGGCTTTTATAAGCTTCTCGTGGAATGATTCAGAAATCGTTTATTGGGTTGCGTACTTGTTCGTGTCGCTGTCACAAGTGTTGTACTGCACCGCAAACTTTATTACTGTGCTAATTTGGTACATTCTGTTGAATTACTCGCTGGAGTACCATTTGTTgggaaatgaattgaaaaacttgGGAGTGACTACAAAGACAAAAACAAATGAGGacgagaaaaacgaaaaacaaaagaaagtcGGTAAAAACGCACGCAGCAAGAAGACCTCGGTACAAGAAAGCaataaattcatcgaaaatttaattgttttggtAAAAGCTCATCGCAACCTAACCGA AACGATCGATCGATTCCGGCTCTGTTTCTCGACATTATTTTTGGGTCAAATCACGACCAGCAGCATTATCATTTGTGCTTCAGTTTACAATTTAGCCTTT GCTTCGAAGGAGAATTTCGTTCAAACGCAAATGTTTGCTGTGACATTGCTCTACGGAatcttcgatatttttttggtcaCGTACCTGGCTAACGACGTTACCATTGCGAGTCATCGACTATCTTACTGCTTGTTTGAGTCAAATTGGATTGATCAGACAGAATCATGCAAGAGATATGTTCTGATCATGGGCGAAGTGTTGAAGCAACCACAACAACTGGTGGTGTTGGTATATCCAATGAACTTGGAAACTTTTGTGAAG ATTATTAATGGTACGTACAGcatgttcaacattttaaaacagTTTCAGTGA